In the genome of Raphanus sativus cultivar WK10039 chromosome 4, ASM80110v3, whole genome shotgun sequence, one region contains:
- the LOC108855909 gene encoding LOB domain-containing protein 25 produces MSSSYFNYTNSPCAACKFLRRKCTSDCVFAPYFPPEEPTKFANVHRIFGASNVSKILQEVAPHQREDAVNSLAYEAEARLRDPVYGCVGAISVLQRQVLGLQRELEETNADIMRYASYLGGETASVYGDRRG; encoded by the coding sequence ATGTCGTCGTCGTATTTTAACTATACAAACTCACCGTGCGCGGCATGCAAGTTCCTCCGGCGGAAATGCACTTCGGACTGCGTATTCGCACCCTATTTTCCGCCAGAGGAACCTACAAAGTTTGCGAACGTCCACCGGATATTTGGGGCAAGCAACGTCAGCAAGATCCTCCAGGAGGTGGCGCCACATCAACGAGAAGACGCAGTGAACTCGCTTGCTTACGAGGCGGAAGCAAGGCTAAGAGATCCAGTTTATGGTTGCGTTGGCGCCATCTCGGTGCTCCAAAGACAAGTCTTGGGGCTGCAAAGGGAACTAGAGGAGACTAATGCTGATATCATGAGGTACGCTAGTTACCTTGGTGGTGAAACGGCATCGGTTTATGGAGACCGGAGAGGTTGA